The DNA region TCCCGTTGCTGCCCGACTTTGTGGTGAATGGAGGCGGCGTGTTGGGCATGGTAAGTCATGAACTCGACGATCCGTTCTTCATGACCGATTTTCGACAGATGATCGACCGGCTGCTGTCGGCGTCGTTGGCTCAAGGCGTGGCGCCGATCGATTTGGCTCGGCGGCAGTCGGAGCAACACCATTCAGCGGAGCCAGGCGACTTCTTCACTCCTCGATCGCGGGGTGAACTGATTCGAGCAGCGCTACGACGCCGCAGATTGTGGCCTGGCAACGCGCAGCAGGCCAAGGCCCTGCAGCGCGAGCGACTGCGCGAGACGGTGAACCAGTTGTTTCGCGACGCATGAACGCTTCGCGACATTTGTTTTTCAAGGACGCTTGATATCGTGAGCACGCACTTGAGCGCGCGACGTATTTTGACGAACGCAGCTTCGAGTTGGGGTATGTACGCCACCCAGCTTGTGGTGGCGTTCGTCATGTCGCCGATCATGGTGCGTGGACTGGGTGACCAGCGGTACGGCATCTGGTCACTGGTCGAATCGACAATCGCGTATCTTGCGCTGTTCGATTTTGGCGTCGGCGCCTCCGTAGTACGACATATTTCGCGATTTCATGAGGTCCGCGACGAAGAGGGGTTGAAGCGAGTCTATAGCACGTGCCTGTTGATTTTCGTCACGGCGGGCGCGTCGGTGCTGGCGATCACGCTGACTGCGGCGCTCTTGTGGGCGCATCCATTTGGCTATAGCGACAGTCTGGCGAGCGACACACGCTGGCTTTTGGCGCTGTTCGGTGTGCGACTGGCAGTCGGGCTACCGTTGTCGGTGTACCCGGCAATGTTGGATGGCTTTGCGCGCTATCCCACGAAGAGCGCGATCCGCTCCACGTTCTTGTTGATCGGAAGCGGCGCGTTTTTGATCGTACTGGTGAGCGGAGGCTCGATTCGCGATCTGGCAATTTCGAATGTGGCCACGCACATTGCGGAGCACGTGTGCTTGGCGCTGGCGGTGCGCCGCCAGCATCCGAGCTTGCGCTTCGCGCCGCGGCATGTCGATCGCGCGATGCTAAAACAGATACGCGGGTACAGCGTGCCGGCGTTCGTGGCGCTGCTGGCGGGGCAAATTTCGTTTCGGACCGACGCTATCGTGATCGGCAGTTTCTTGGATCCGCGGTACATCACCTTCTTCGGCATCGCGGCGAAGCTGGTGGAGTACGCCAAGATGTCGCTGTATTCGGCGGCCACCGTGCTGACTCCGGAGATCAGCGCGCTGGAAGCGCGAGGCGATATCGCGGGCATACGCCGAGTACTGATCCAGGCGACCCGATATGTACTTCTGGCGATGATTCCTGTGCAGGTGGGCTTTGTGCTGCTGGGGCGCCAGTTCATCACGCTATGGATGGGGGACGCGGTATACGCCGACGCCAGCTATCCTTCTCTGGTAATTCTGTCGATCCCCTTTTCGCTGGCGGTTTCGCAGGCGATCAGCGGACGCATTTTATATGGCACAGGCCGACTGTCGTGGTTTGCGCGAATGACGATGGTCGAGGCGGGTCTGAACCTAGTCATGAGCCTGGCGCTGGTGCAGCGGTTTGGGATTATCGGCGTGGCGTGGGGTACTTCGATTCCAAACCTCGTCTTCAATGTCGCGCTGGCGATTTATGTCTGCCGCATGTTTGGCGTGCCTCTGGTCCAATACCTGCGACAGTCGTTCTTGAAGCCGTTGCTGTTGGCAATCGTTCCAATAGCTTATTGGAATGCCGCCACAAGCTGGCTTGCGATTGATGATTGGGCCACCCTCTTGGTGGTTGGAGGCTCGGGACTCGGCCTATACGCGGCATTGGCGCTGCTGGCGGAGTTTGGCCCACGCGCTTGCTTGCGAACGATCAGAAGCTGGCTCCGGCCGATCGCCACACCGCAGAACGACTCCGGGACGGTGGCCACCCAATTGCGAAATCAATCGCAAAACCAACCACACAGCGAGCCGTGCCCAGACGACGCCAAAGCGGAGCTGCCGGTCGCCGAACCGAGCGCCGTTTAGTCGAATCCAATGCCAAGCATTTCAACAGCACCGCTGCCGCAAGTGAGCCCAATGGAGCATTCGCCGCTATCCAGCGAGCGACTGTCGATGCCGGCCCCGTGCGACGCAACTCCACCGCACCTGCTGACCATCGCGTTGGAGGACTATTTTCAGGTGGGGGCGTTTCGCCAATGCATTGAACGCGCACACTGGCGACGCTTCGAGAGCCGACTGGAAGCCGCGACCGAACGCCTACTCGCGTTACTCGACCAACATCGGGCGCACG from Pirellulales bacterium includes:
- a CDS encoding flippase; translation: MSTHLSARRILTNAASSWGMYATQLVVAFVMSPIMVRGLGDQRYGIWSLVESTIAYLALFDFGVGASVVRHISRFHEVRDEEGLKRVYSTCLLIFVTAGASVLAITLTAALLWAHPFGYSDSLASDTRWLLALFGVRLAVGLPLSVYPAMLDGFARYPTKSAIRSTFLLIGSGAFLIVLVSGGSIRDLAISNVATHIAEHVCLALAVRRQHPSLRFAPRHVDRAMLKQIRGYSVPAFVALLAGQISFRTDAIVIGSFLDPRYITFFGIAAKLVEYAKMSLYSAATVLTPEISALEARGDIAGIRRVLIQATRYVLLAMIPVQVGFVLLGRQFITLWMGDAVYADASYPSLVILSIPFSLAVSQAISGRILYGTGRLSWFARMTMVEAGLNLVMSLALVQRFGIIGVAWGTSIPNLVFNVALAIYVCRMFGVPLVQYLRQSFLKPLLLAIVPIAYWNAATSWLAIDDWATLLVVGGSGLGLYAALALLAEFGPRACLRTIRSWLRPIATPQNDSGTVATQLRNQSQNQPHSEPCPDDAKAELPVAEPSAV